A single region of the Paraburkholderia sp. SOS3 genome encodes:
- a CDS encoding amidohydrolase family protein yields the protein MATTPQIDAHQHYWDPSRGDYGWLTPGLAPLFRVFGPADLAPLRERAGVARTVAVQAAPTVEETRYLLDLARSEASIAGVVGWVPLLEPDAPALIAELAREPKFKGVRPMLQDLPDDDWIADPALAPAIEALIAHDLAFDALIFTRHVDALETFARRFPALRIVVDHGAKPAIRDGSAGWHAWAEGITRLARLPHLHCKLSGLATEAAAGWTEATLRPYVDHLLAAFGPARLMWGSDWPVLNLNGDYLLWHSIATMLLSALSEAERDAIFGGNAAAFYRL from the coding sequence ATGGCGACTACACCGCAGATCGACGCACATCAGCATTACTGGGATCCGTCGCGTGGCGACTACGGGTGGCTCACGCCGGGCCTCGCGCCGCTTTTTCGCGTGTTCGGGCCGGCGGATCTCGCGCCGCTGCGCGAGCGCGCGGGCGTTGCGCGCACGGTGGCCGTGCAGGCCGCGCCGACCGTCGAGGAAACCCGCTATCTGCTCGATCTCGCGCGCAGCGAAGCATCGATTGCCGGCGTGGTCGGATGGGTGCCGCTGCTCGAGCCCGACGCGCCCGCATTGATCGCGGAACTTGCGCGCGAGCCCAAATTCAAGGGCGTGCGTCCGATGCTGCAGGATCTGCCCGACGACGACTGGATCGCCGACCCGGCGCTGGCGCCGGCCATCGAGGCGCTGATCGCGCACGACCTCGCCTTCGATGCGCTGATTTTCACGCGCCACGTCGACGCACTGGAGACGTTTGCGCGGCGCTTTCCGGCGCTGCGCATCGTCGTCGATCACGGCGCAAAGCCGGCGATTCGCGACGGCAGCGCGGGCTGGCACGCCTGGGCCGAAGGCATCACGCGGCTCGCACGGCTGCCGCATCTGCACTGCAAGCTATCGGGCCTTGCGACCGAAGCGGCCGCGGGCTGGACCGAAGCGACGCTGCGGCCTTACGTGGACCACCTGCTCGCGGCATTCGGGCCCGCGCGGCTCATGTGGGGCAGCGACTGGCCAGTGCTGAACCTGAACGGCGACTACCTGCTGTGGCATTCGATCGCGACGATGCTGCTTTCCGCGCTCTCCGAGGCAGAACGTGACGCGATTTTCGGCGGCAACGCCGCGGCGTTCTATCGCCTTTGA
- a CDS encoding SDR family oxidoreductase: MTQRLAGKTTLITAAGQGIGLATAELFAREGARVIATDIKLDSLAGKPVDARKLDVRDSAAINALAKEVGPIDVLFNCAGYVHAGSILEASEEDWDFAFDLNAKAMYRTIRAFLPGMLEKGGGSIINMSSAASSVKGVPNRFVYGASKAAVIGLTKSVAADFVTRGVRCNAICPGTVSSPSLEQRIAEQAQAQGKSVADVQAAFVARQPMGRIGKPEEIAALALYLASDESAFTTGHAHLIDGGWSN, translated from the coding sequence ATGACCCAACGACTGGCCGGCAAGACCACCTTGATCACCGCTGCCGGGCAAGGCATCGGCCTTGCGACCGCTGAACTGTTCGCGCGCGAAGGCGCGCGCGTGATCGCCACCGATATCAAGCTCGACTCGCTTGCCGGCAAGCCGGTCGACGCACGCAAGCTCGACGTGCGCGACAGCGCCGCAATCAATGCGCTGGCCAAGGAGGTCGGCCCGATCGACGTGCTGTTCAATTGCGCGGGCTACGTGCACGCAGGCTCGATTCTCGAAGCGAGCGAAGAAGACTGGGATTTCGCCTTCGATCTGAACGCGAAGGCGATGTACCGGACCATTCGCGCGTTCCTGCCCGGCATGCTCGAGAAAGGCGGCGGGTCGATCATCAATATGTCGTCGGCGGCATCGAGCGTGAAGGGCGTGCCGAACCGCTTCGTCTATGGCGCTTCGAAGGCGGCGGTGATCGGACTCACGAAGTCCGTCGCGGCAGACTTCGTCACGCGTGGTGTACGCTGTAACGCGATTTGCCCAGGCACGGTGTCGTCGCCGTCGCTCGAACAGCGCATTGCCGAGCAGGCGCAGGCGCAAGGCAAGAGCGTCGCCGACGTACAGGCGGCGTTCGTCGCGCGCCAGCCGATGGGCCGCATCGGCAAGCCGGAGGAAATCGCGGCGCTCGCGCTCTATCTGGCTTCCGACGAATCCGCGTTCACGACAGGCCACGCACATCTGATCGACGGCGGCTGGTCCAACTGA
- a CDS encoding aldo/keto reductase: MTSAIDSKVGRRRAIGRRNLQVSGLGLGTAPLGGLYRDLTEEEAQATVDAAWNAGVRFFDTAPHYGHTKAEHRLGDTLRRYARDEYVLSTKAGRRFVPRTHPYDGSEGWQNPLPFEAIYDYTHDGILRSFEDSQQRLGIVDIDILLVHDIGRMTHGDRNPTYWKQLTDGGGFRALDELRSAGVVKAVGLGVNEGAAVLEMMVEFEIDCALLAGRYTLLEQQTLNDLLPNCEKRNVSILLGGAFNSGILAQGVSGDLKFNYGAAPPEVIERVARLEDVCRAHGVPLAAAALQFPYAHPSVATVLTGARSADEVRQNVESFERPIPVELWQALRDQGLIDRRAPVPEA; the protein is encoded by the coding sequence ATGACATCCGCAATCGATTCGAAGGTCGGCCGCCGCCGCGCAATCGGCCGCCGCAACTTGCAAGTGAGCGGCCTCGGCCTTGGCACCGCGCCGCTGGGCGGCCTGTACCGCGATCTGACCGAAGAGGAAGCGCAGGCCACCGTCGACGCTGCATGGAACGCCGGCGTGCGCTTCTTCGACACGGCGCCGCACTATGGGCACACCAAGGCCGAGCATCGGCTCGGCGACACGTTGCGCCGCTATGCACGCGACGAATACGTGCTGTCGACGAAAGCGGGCCGCCGCTTCGTGCCGCGCACGCATCCGTACGACGGCAGCGAAGGCTGGCAGAACCCGCTGCCGTTCGAGGCGATCTACGACTACACGCACGACGGCATTCTGCGTTCGTTCGAAGATAGCCAGCAGCGCCTCGGCATCGTCGATATCGACATCCTGCTGGTTCACGATATCGGCCGCATGACGCACGGCGACAGGAACCCGACTTACTGGAAGCAGTTGACCGACGGCGGCGGCTTTCGCGCACTCGACGAGTTGCGTTCGGCCGGGGTCGTGAAGGCGGTGGGCCTTGGCGTCAACGAAGGCGCCGCCGTGCTCGAAATGATGGTCGAGTTCGAGATCGACTGCGCGCTGCTCGCGGGCCGCTATACGCTGCTCGAACAGCAGACGCTGAACGATCTGCTGCCGAACTGCGAGAAGCGCAACGTGAGCATCCTGCTCGGCGGTGCGTTCAATTCGGGCATTCTCGCGCAGGGCGTGTCGGGCGATCTGAAATTCAACTATGGAGCGGCGCCGCCCGAAGTGATCGAGCGCGTCGCGCGTCTCGAAGACGTGTGCCGTGCGCATGGTGTGCCGCTCGCCGCCGCGGCGCTGCAGTTTCCGTATGCGCATCCGTCGGTCGCGACCGTGCTGACCGGCGCGCGCAGCGCCGACGAAGTGCGTCAGAACGTCGAATCGTTCGAGCGCCCGATTCCTGTCGAATTGTGGCAGGCGCTGCGGGACCAGGGCCTGATCGACCGGCGCGCGCCGGTGCCGGAGGCATGA